From Penicillium psychrofluorescens genome assembly, chromosome: 1, one genomic window encodes:
- a CDS encoding uncharacterized protein (ID:PFLUO_000617-T1.cds;~source:funannotate): protein MVRARSEMIAAERIDYTSAVVCLHHKPAQLPSAEFPGVKSRLDDFVATHINYTLRVHYDGLFLPWHRRYLWLWERALREECGYRGQLPYWNWPLWDNNLSASPLFDGSETSLSGDGEYDPNEQPITNGNLTIPRGTGGGCVRHGPFKDIELHLGPFSRTLTSFTDIPSPGFAYNPRCFSRSLNDWVASRYTNRTIVDTLLASKDINEFLTVVDHWPPRMDGVFGVHGGGHFSLGGTMQDLFASPQEPAFFLHHAMIDRVWSIWQDRDEETRRYALNGTGVILNPPSAPLVTLDTVMEFGVLDQPRSVREVMSPVEGGLCYTYT, encoded by the exons ATGGTGCGAGCCAG GAGTGAAATGATCGCCGCAGAACGGATAGACTATACCAGCGCAGTCGTGTGTCTGCACCACAAACCAGCCCAGCTGCCCAGCGCAGAATTCCCCGGCGTCAAAAGCCGACTCGATGATTTCGTGGC CACGCACATCAATTACACCCTCCGTGTCCATTACGACGGACTCTTCCTGCCCTGGCACCGGCGCTATCTCTGGCTCTGGGAGCGGGCACTGCGCGAGGAATGCGGATATAGAGGGCAACTGCC ATACTGGAACTGGCCACTATGGGACAACAACCTCTCTGCCAGCCCACTCTTCGACGGCAGCGAAACCTCCCTCTCGGGCGACGGGGAATACGATCCGAATGAGCAACCCATCACAAACGGCAACCTCACCATCCCGCGAGGCACAGGCGGCGGCTGTGTACGCCACGGCCCATTCAAGGATATCGAACTACACTTAGGACCCTTCTCGCGCACGCTCACATCCTTCACGGACATCCCCTCCCCAGGATTCGCATACAACCCTCGCTGCTTCAGCCGCAGTCTCAACGACTGGGTAGCGAGCCGGTACACGAACAGGACGATCGTCGACACTTTGCTCGCCTCCAAGGATATCAATGAGTTTCTCACCGTCGTCGACCACTGGCCGCCGCGGATGGACGGGGTCTTCGGTgtccacggcggcggccaCTTTAGTCTCGGCGGAACCATGCAGGATCTCTTCGCCTCGCCGCAGGAGCCGGCTTTTTTTCTACATCATGCTATGATCGATCGCGTGTGGAGTATTTGGCAGGACCGGGATGAGGAGACACGGCGGTATGCACTCAACGGGACGGGGGTGATTCTGAATCCGCCAAGTGCACCTCTCGTCACCTTGGATACGGTGATGGAGTTTGGGGTTTTGGATCAGCCGCGCTCGGTTAGGGAGGTTATGAGTCCGGTGGAAGGTGGACTTTGTTATACATACACTTAG
- a CDS encoding uncharacterized protein (ID:PFLUO_000618-T1.cds;~source:funannotate), with the protein MLRINILQIFLSLIGLLTLVSADQAPTPTTDDLTHREAIQELLANINKDSVHNTLQTLSEKFREGIFPNDQAAAEAIREDDESLSDRLMNLVKRDGKNNTAHSGNASTTSPSQASTTDSTTTITTTESSSKPTTTTTTTDSTTTTTTTTTTTTTTSPTPTPTPTTTTTTTTTSSTPETTSTTTSTVPTTTPSSPPSSTTPPSTFSTSSSSPTSSSSSVSSTTSTPSASTSTYQSTTTLPDGSISTVTATTVVHPSATDSTATGTKPAPGLQTGAAALTTGLTREVIAMVGGAVVVAMAL; encoded by the coding sequence ATGCTGCGCATCAACATTCTTCAGATCTTCCTCTCGTTGATCGGCCTTCTCACACTGGTCTCGGCAGATCAGGCCCCCACCCCGACCACCGACGACCTCACCCACCGTGAGGCCATCCAGGAACTGCTcgccaacatcaacaaggaCTCCGTCCACAATACCCTGCAGACCTTGTCGGAGAAATTTCGCGAGGGCATCTTCCCCAATGACcaggctgcggcggaggCGATCCGCGAAGATGACGAGAGCCTCTCGGACCGCCTGATGAACCTCGTCAAGAGGGATGGCAAAAACAACACTGCTCACTCCGGCAATGCCTCAACCACTTCTCCGTCGCAGGCTAGTACCACGGattcaaccaccaccatcactACCACGGAGTCCTCGTCCAagcccaccaccaccaccactaccacggattcaacaacaacaacaaccaccaccaccaccactaccactaCTACTTCTCCTactcccactcccactccgaccactaccaccacgactaccaccacctcaTCAACCCCCGAGACTACATCTACTACAACCAGCACGGTGCCTACGACAACCCCCTCGTCCCCCCCAtcttccaccaccccccCGTCGACGttctccacctcgtccagctcgcccacctcatccagctcttcggtctcctcaaccacctccacccccagtgcatccacctccacctACCAAAGCACAACCACCCTGCCCGACGGCAGTATCAGCACCGTCACCGCCACCACCGTCGTGCACCCGAGTGCGACCGACTCCACTGCGACGGGCACCAAGCCAGCCCCCGGTCTGCAGACGGGCGCTGCAGCCCTGACGACCGGCTTGACTCGCGAGGTGATTGCCATGGTCGGCGGCGCTGTCGTGGTCGCCATGGCTCTGTAA